The following are from one region of the Pseudohongiella spirulinae genome:
- a CDS encoding FAD:protein FMN transferase — protein sequence MAMIATLQHWLGRYSYTLAFLVLFFLWLWLRPEAPTQVYQLDGATMGTRYQILIAGFPESVSDQELADGIEQRLFRLDRELMSTYAPDSELSQFNRSEPGQWVDVSPELAYVVHRSLHFSDMTGGYFDVTVGPLVDRWGFGPDQQGSLSWTRIPDQAEISRLQSQVSYQALQVSLQPPRLRKERDVKLDLSGIAKGYAADVIADYFDSVGQNSYFIEIGGELRIRGLKPDGSAWVPAIEKPEDGVPEIWAVLNTQGESLGIAGSGDYRNYFEEDGVRYSHEIDPFTGKPVTHQLAAVNVIADDALTADALATAFMVMGEQRSAELAEQHGLAAYFIVKSPNGDGFEARYTSRFAHYLEEAP from the coding sequence ATGGCAATGATCGCAACACTGCAGCACTGGTTAGGCCGTTACAGCTATACGCTGGCCTTTCTGGTGCTGTTTTTTTTGTGGCTCTGGTTAAGACCGGAGGCGCCGACTCAGGTTTATCAGCTTGATGGCGCGACCATGGGCACGCGGTATCAGATTCTGATAGCCGGCTTTCCTGAATCAGTGTCTGATCAGGAGCTGGCAGACGGTATTGAGCAGCGCCTGTTTAGACTGGACAGGGAATTGATGTCGACTTATGCGCCAGACTCTGAATTGTCACAATTTAATCGCAGTGAGCCCGGACAATGGGTGGATGTATCGCCAGAGCTCGCCTATGTGGTACATCGCTCACTTCATTTTAGTGACATGACTGGCGGGTATTTTGATGTGACAGTCGGGCCTCTGGTTGACCGTTGGGGATTTGGCCCTGATCAACAGGGTTCGCTTAGCTGGACCCGTATTCCTGATCAGGCGGAAATATCCCGCCTGCAGTCTCAGGTGTCCTATCAGGCCCTGCAGGTCAGTCTGCAGCCTCCCCGTCTGCGCAAGGAAAGAGACGTAAAGCTGGACCTTAGCGGTATCGCCAAAGGATATGCAGCTGATGTTATTGCTGATTACTTTGATAGCGTAGGGCAGAACAGCTATTTTATCGAGATTGGCGGTGAGTTGCGTATCCGGGGTCTCAAGCCTGACGGCAGCGCCTGGGTACCAGCTATTGAGAAACCCGAAGACGGGGTGCCTGAAATCTGGGCGGTGTTGAACACGCAAGGGGAATCATTAGGCATTGCCGGGTCCGGCGATTACCGTAATTATTTTGAGGAAGACGGTGTTCGTTACTCGCACGAGATTGATCCCTTTACCGGTAAGCCAGTGACTCATCAACTGGCGGCTGTTAACGTAATTGCTGACGACGCACTGACCGCTGACGCCCTGGCCACTGCCTTTATGGTCATGGGGGAACAGCGTTCCGCAGAGCTGGCGGAGCAGCACGGACTGGCCGCCTACTTTATAGTAAAATCCCCCAACGGGGATGGCTTTGAGGCGCGATATACGTCCCGTTTCGCGCATTATCTGGAGGAAGCACCATGA